The Apium graveolens cultivar Ventura chromosome 11, ASM990537v1, whole genome shotgun sequence genome has a window encoding:
- the LOC141695299 gene encoding uncharacterized protein LOC141695299, producing the protein MSVQVLDGATIVSFVEDDEAFSGSIEERFVLLDTDHNGVLSYSEMLKELQGLRVLETHFGTDVKTDPDELSQVYDNLFLLFDHDSNGSVDLDEFKSEMKRMMLGMAEGLGFLPVQMALEEDSLLMKAVERECTPLIKF; encoded by the coding sequence ATGAGTGTACAAGTGTTAGATGGTGCCACTATTGTGAGCTTTGTGGAAGACGATGAAGCATTTAGCGGCTCCATTGAGGAGCGCTTTGTGCTTCTTGATACAGATCACAACGGTGTTCTGTCGTATTCAGAGATGCTGAAAGAGCTGCAGGGTCTCAGGGTCTTGGAAACTCATTTCGGAACTGATGTGAAGACTGATCCCGATGAACTTAGTCAGGTTTATGATAATTTGTTTCTACTATTTGATCATGACTCCAATGGCAGTGTCGATTTGGATGAGTTTAAGTCCGAGATGAAACGGATGATGCTGGGAATGGCTGAGGGCCTTGGATTTTTGCCAGTACAAATGGCCCTAGAAGAGGATAGTTTACTCATGAAAGCTGTTGAAAGAGAATGCACTcccctaatcaaattttaa
- the LOC141695300 gene encoding uncharacterized protein LOC141695300, which translates to MSVQVLDGATIVSFVEDDEAFTGSIQERFVLLDTDHNGVLSYAEMLKELQSLRVLETHFGIDVKTDPDELTHVYDSLFLLFDHDSNGTVDIDEFKAEMKQMMLAMADGLGFLPVQMALEENSLLMKAVQRESTILFK; encoded by the coding sequence ATGAGTGTACAAGTGTTGGATGGTGCCACAATTGTGAGTTTCGTGGAAGACGATGAGGCATTCACCGGTTCCATTCAGGAGCGCTTTGTGCTCCTTGACACGGATCACAACGGGGTTTTGTCGTATGCTGAGATGTTAAAAGAGCTGCAGAGTCTCAGGGTCTTGGAAACTCACTTTGGAATTGACGTCAAGACTGATCCAGATGAGCTTACTCACGTCTATGATAGTCTATTTCTACTGTTTGATCATGACTCTAATGGTACGGTAGATATTGATGAATTTAAGGCGGAGATGAAGCAGATGATGCTTGCCATGGCTGACGGGCTTGGATTTTTGCCTGTTCAGATGGCCCTGGAAGAGAATAGTTTACTCATGAAAGCTGTTCAGAGGGAATCCACTATCCTATTCAAATGA